Proteins encoded by one window of Corythoichthys intestinalis isolate RoL2023-P3 chromosome 20, ASM3026506v1, whole genome shotgun sequence:
- the LOC130908646 gene encoding uncharacterized protein LOC130908646 isoform X2: MRLLLETEQSLVHEPATLSQKATSETEESDGQELNKGFCSSEKLNTDIVAMETTELPELEMDNSEEVTVDDFTDKELNFNTDNEQISINTDPLDFNEESSSSNFSTDLVTSTPSVLPECPETNVCNDIPTHEEKEAIPFEEVHDELKRNESITSSVSDTLSSAESVYENEAHCKTQETTEPEQELEQYCAIEKEFDPLSVLETEETLEVEEDTYQEQPTDPELLLDDEDEHTCCNDDYQNLEEDEGDPDVELFEPPVSEDLMLEQNIQEDAMSDISNESCRYLDPDEVDECLRVEIAAASSDSETDEKWRTIFSSSINKEDDDSYLDSLQLSAQELFVQKVEVIDSEDQDNDHYDEVQLNVPDIEELQEQPEDVPCSTPPQDGKCISLSLQGLSKISEDENENGKDDSNNHRTQEQYSQNMMSDPNRKIPKDFCVIQETTSENVSTEHVDFQLARKQWRAMEEQTKNKVLIPAVRQPNLHCSHNCMYTPVRNIDRTNRKSQDLESLTLVGDYSHTQFSPCSEDSGLDDSSYRSPNDDFETPVEREIRISMEREEKFRKERALSGMGKSADATFGAPSRGIPRSISTPLTPSFIITSSPTKEPLKSDTSPTNVIILDPSNDFNSNPSHGEWCSEESSSNLIILETSNLIIRSASEFSLNKACEPQEKMFMSNPFFKLRSRSTMSLVDEEIQMVKQREEELRKERANLYGKGRFSDKRMLANNLGTLSLDNPALPMKCKSSPSSPMKTPKMDRSTLSCDHRFPEGYTAGRRKSAMALRWEAGEFTKND, from the exons ATGAGGCTGCTCTTGGAAACAGAGCAGAGTCTTGTGCATGAGCCTGCCACTCTGTCTCAG AAAGCTACTTCAGAGACAGAAGAATCAGATGGGCAAGAactaaacaaaggtttctgcagTTCAGAGAAGCTCAACACTGACATTGTCGCTATGGAAACCACTGAGTTACCAGAGCTAGAAATGGACAACAGTGAGGAGGTCACTGTGGATGATTTTACAGACAAGGAACTCAATTTTAATACTGATAACGAACAAATTAGTATTAATACAGACCCATTAGATTTCAACGAGGAATCAAGTTCTAGCAACTTCTCAACGGACTTGGTGACCAGCACACCCAGTGTATTACCCGAATGTCCTGAAACCAATGTTTGCAATGACATACCGACCCATGAGGAAAAGGAAGCCATACCATTTGAGGAAGTACATGACGAGCTCAAAAGAAATGAGTCCATCACTTCTTCTGTGTCTGACACTCTTTCCAGTGCTGAAAGTGTTTATGAAAATGAGGCTCATTGTAAGACACAGGAAACAACGGAACCAGAGCAAGAATTAGAACAGTATTGCGCAATAGAGAAAGAGTTCGACCCACTCAGTGTTCTTGAAACAGAAGAGACATTAGAGGTGGAGGAAGACACGTATCAAGAGCAACCTACGGATCCAGAACTCTTGCTGGATGACGAAGATGAACACACTTGTTGCAATGATGACTATCAGAACTTAGAGGAAGATGAAGGAGATCCTGATGTTGAACTTTTTGAACCCCCCGTTTCCGAAGATTTGATGCTCGAGCAGAACATTCAAGAAGATGCTATGTCTGATATATCGAACGAATCGTGCCGTTATCTGGATCCTGATGAAGTCGACGAATGCCTAAGAGTTGAAATTGCAGCTGCTTCCTCTGACAGTGAGACAGATGAAAAATGGAGAACAATATTTTCCTCTTCTATTAACAAAGAAGACGATGACTCCTATTTGGACAGTCTTCAGTTAAGCGCACAGGAGCTCTTTGTGCAGAAAGTTGAAGTGATCGACTCCGAAGACCAAGATAACGACCACTATGACGAAGTCCAACTTAACGTTCCGGACATTGAAGAATTGCAAGAacagccagaagatgtgccttgTTCTACACCACCACAAGATGGTAAATGTATCTCTTTAAGCCTTCAAGGCCTGTCCAAAATCTCTGAAGACGAAAATGAAAACGGCAAAGATGACAGTAATAATCACAGAACTCAGGAACAATACTCCCAGAACATGATGTCAGACCCAAACAGGAAGATACCCAAAGACTTCTGCGTGATACAAGAGACAACGAGTGAGAATGTTAGCACAGAGCACGTTGATTTCCAGTTGGCTCGTAAACAGTGGCGAGCAATGGAAGAACAAACTAAAAACAAAGTTCTCATACCTGCAGTCAGGCAGCCTAATTTGCACTGCAGTCACAATTGCATGTACACACCAGTTCGAAACATTGATAGAACAAATAGGAAATCCCAGGATCTTGAAAGCTTGACTTTAGTTGGGGATTATTCGCACACTCAATTTAGCCCATGCTCAGAAGATTCTGGTTTGGACGACTCCAGTTACAGATCACCTAACGATGACTTCGAAACACCCGTTGAAAGGGAGATTCGTATATCGATGGAAAGAGAGGAGAAATTTAGAAAGGAAAGGGCTCTGTCCGGGATGGGAAAGTCTGCAGACGCTACGTTTGGCGCCCCATCACGAGGAATCCCGAGATCCATCAGCACTCCCCTGACACCATCATTCATTATCACTTCTTCTCCCACAAAGGAACCATTAAAAAGTGACACCTCCCCGACAAATGTTATCATTCTCGACCCAAGTAATGATTTCAATTCCAATCCCAGCCATGGTGAATGGTGCTCTGAAGAAAGCAGCTCGAATCTCATCATTTTAGAGACATCAAATCTGATTATTCGCAGTGCTTCGGAGTTCTCGCTCAACAAAGCCTGCGAGCCGCAGGAGAAAATGTTTATGAGTAACCCCTTTTTCAAGCTCCGTTCAAGAAGCACAATGTCGCTGGTGGATGAAGAGATACAGATGGTGAAGCAAAGAGAGGAAGAGCTGAGAAAAGAGAGGGCAAATCTTTATGGCAAAGGCAGGTTCAGTGATAAAAGGATGTTGGCAAACAACTTGGGTACTTTATCACTGGATAATCCGG CTTTACCAATGAAGTGCAAGTCCTCACCGTCATCACCAATGAAAACACCCAAGATGGATCGTTCAACCTTATCCTGCGATCACAGA TTTCCAGAGGGCTACACCGCAGGAAGACGCAAGAGTGCCATGGCTCTGCGCTGGGAGGCTGGCGAGTTTACTAAAAATGACTAA